Proteins co-encoded in one Bradyrhizobium sp. 170 genomic window:
- a CDS encoding ClpXP protease specificity-enhancing factor SspB: MDTTGRGVLDAPQVRGMTIFYAAMLLLLAILIPASPAFAEPCSKPAARSKIAETLKLASEQRPVNVTFRTHADGVKLSIGLKSKYPDDMTIILQNDFEQLNIKDDRFEVLLRLMGNRERLTVPFNAIKSFWDKSELKCSDS, translated from the coding sequence ATGGACACGACAGGTCGCGGCGTACTGGATGCCCCGCAAGTGCGGGGTATGACCATCTTTTATGCGGCAATGCTTCTCCTCCTCGCGATCCTCATCCCCGCCTCGCCCGCGTTCGCCGAGCCGTGCAGCAAGCCGGCAGCGCGCTCCAAAATCGCCGAGACTCTCAAGCTCGCCTCGGAGCAGCGGCCGGTCAATGTCACGTTCCGCACCCACGCCGACGGCGTGAAGCTGTCGATCGGCCTCAAGTCGAAATATCCCGACGATATGACCATCATCCTGCAGAATGACTTCGAGCAGTTGAACATTAAGGACGACCGCTTCGAGGTCTTGCTGCGACTCATGGGGAATCGGGAACGACTTACCGTGCCCTTCAATGCCATCAAATCATTTTGGGACAAGTCCGAGTTGAAGTGCTCGGACAGTTGA
- a CDS encoding carbonic anhydrase: MCHLCDAREAVTAQATSRRRFLGLTGGIAAGLAFSSAAWAKDTKPPPKPQNVVSPDEALDRLMKGNARYVEGFSRRHDFKHEREALAGGQNPYAAILSCADSRIAPEYAFDSGRGDLFVCRVAGNFANDDSVASLEYSVAVLKTPLFVVLGHEGCGAVDATIKSLKDNTTLPGHLPSLVAALAPAVKAVADQPGDKLVNATRRNVSDNVAKLKAAAPILSEAVGQGRLKIVGGIYRLGDGRVELLS; the protein is encoded by the coding sequence ATGTGCCACCTTTGCGATGCCCGAGAAGCCGTTACTGCACAAGCTACATCACGTCGCCGCTTTCTCGGCCTGACGGGCGGTATCGCCGCCGGGCTCGCTTTTTCGTCCGCCGCGTGGGCCAAGGATACAAAACCGCCGCCCAAGCCGCAAAACGTGGTCTCGCCGGATGAGGCACTCGACCGGCTGATGAAGGGCAACGCCCGTTATGTCGAAGGCTTCTCACGCCGGCACGATTTCAAGCACGAGCGCGAGGCGCTGGCGGGCGGGCAAAATCCCTACGCCGCCATCTTGAGCTGCGCGGATTCCCGTATTGCTCCCGAATACGCGTTCGACAGCGGTCGCGGCGATCTGTTCGTCTGCCGCGTCGCCGGCAATTTCGCCAATGACGACTCCGTAGCGAGCCTGGAATATTCGGTCGCCGTCCTCAAGACCCCGCTGTTCGTGGTGCTCGGCCACGAAGGCTGCGGCGCGGTGGATGCGACGATCAAGTCGCTGAAGGACAACACTACCCTGCCCGGCCACCTGCCATCGCTGGTCGCGGCGCTGGCACCAGCGGTGAAGGCCGTTGCAGATCAGCCGGGCGACAAGCTCGTGAACGCCACTCGGCGAAACGTCAGTGATAACGTCGCCAAGCTCAAGGCCGCGGCGCCGATTCTCAGTGAGGCGGTCGGGCAAGGCAGGTTGAAAATAGTTGGCGGCATCTATCGGCTCGGTGACGGCAGGGTCGAATTGCTGTCGTAG
- a CDS encoding fumarylacetoacetate hydrolase family protein yields the protein MDNILAAAQTIATARRNRAPLASLPAELVPSDEEAGYRIQRAVHDLLLPQTGSLVGYKIGCTSAVMQEYLDIPHPCAGGVFAKGVHDSGAKLRYGDYVRVGVECEIAVRLARNLAPSEAPFTAEWMMEAIEAYHPAIEIVDDRYVKWETMGAPTLVADDFFAAGCVLGKAVARTKAPDLLTVKGRAIVNGTEAGNGTGADVLGHPHNALAWLANHLAEEGKGLHAGQIVLTGSLMKTVWLNAGDRVKMELDGLGTVEAKFT from the coding sequence ATGGACAACATTCTTGCGGCCGCACAGACCATCGCTACTGCCCGCCGCAACCGCGCGCCGCTGGCCTCGCTTCCCGCTGAGCTCGTGCCCAGCGATGAGGAGGCAGGCTATCGCATTCAACGCGCCGTCCACGACCTGCTGCTGCCGCAGACAGGCAGCCTGGTCGGTTACAAGATCGGCTGCACCAGCGCGGTGATGCAGGAATATCTCGACATCCCCCATCCCTGCGCCGGCGGCGTGTTCGCCAAGGGCGTTCACGATAGCGGCGCCAAGCTGCGCTACGGCGACTATGTCCGTGTCGGCGTCGAATGCGAGATCGCGGTGCGGCTCGCCCGCAATCTTGCGCCGTCGGAGGCCCCGTTCACCGCGGAGTGGATGATGGAGGCGATCGAGGCCTATCACCCCGCGATCGAGATCGTCGACGACCGTTACGTCAAATGGGAGACGATGGGCGCGCCGACGCTTGTTGCCGATGATTTCTTCGCCGCCGGCTGCGTGCTCGGCAAGGCGGTGGCGCGTACCAAGGCGCCGGACCTGCTCACGGTCAAGGGCCGCGCCATCGTCAACGGCACGGAAGCCGGCAATGGCACCGGCGCCGACGTGCTCGGCCATCCCCACAACGCGCTGGCCTGGCTCGCCAATCATCTCGCCGAAGAGGGCAAGGGACTGCATGCCGGGCAGATCGTGCTGACGGGCAGTCTCATGAAAACCGTGTGGCTCAATGCGGGCGACAGGGTGAAGATGGAGCTGGATGGGTTGGGGACGGTGGAAGCGAAGTTCACGTAG
- the dksA gene encoding RNA polymerase-binding protein DksA, producing the protein MNDRQRDYFRAKLLAWKDEILRESKITLQTLQEENVNHPDLADRASSETDRAIELRARDRQRKLISKIDAALQRIEDNTYGYCEETGEPISLKRLEARPIATLSVEAQERHEKREKVYRDE; encoded by the coding sequence ATGAACGACCGCCAGCGCGATTATTTTCGCGCCAAGCTGCTGGCGTGGAAGGACGAGATCCTGAGGGAATCAAAAATTACCCTGCAGACCCTCCAGGAAGAGAACGTCAATCATCCGGATCTGGCTGATCGCGCCTCTTCCGAAACCGATCGCGCCATCGAACTGCGCGCCCGCGACCGCCAGCGCAAATTGATCTCCAAGATCGACGCCGCGCTGCAACGCATCGAGGACAACACCTACGGCTATTGCGAGGAGACCGGCGAGCCGATCTCGCTCAAGCGGCTGGAGGCCCGCCCCATTGCAACGCTGTCGGTGGAAGCGCAGGAACGTCACGAGAAGCGCGAGAAGGTTTATCGTGACGAGTAG
- a CDS encoding NAD(P)-dependent oxidoreductase, with amino-acid sequence MKIAVIGASGNAGSRITAELARRGHSVTAIARNPDKIASAANVTPTRGDVMDQAGLARLLAGHDAAISSVHFLASDPAKLIGAAKESKVGRYLVVGGAGSLEVAPGVRLVTTPGFPVVYKAEAEKGAAFLDLLRAEKELNWTFLSPSALFVAGERTGKFRLGTDQLLSATDGKSSISFEDFAVALADEIERPAHIRRRFTVGY; translated from the coding sequence ATGAAAATCGCCGTCATCGGCGCGTCCGGCAATGCCGGTTCGCGCATCACCGCCGAACTCGCCCGCCGCGGCCACAGCGTGACCGCCATCGCCCGCAATCCCGACAAGATTGCAAGCGCGGCCAACGTCACGCCGACCAGGGGCGACGTGATGGACCAGGCCGGGCTTGCCCGGCTTTTGGCCGGCCACGACGCCGCGATCAGCTCGGTTCATTTTCTTGCCAGCGATCCGGCCAAACTGATCGGCGCCGCCAAGGAATCGAAGGTCGGCCGCTACTTGGTCGTCGGCGGCGCCGGCAGCCTCGAAGTGGCTCCGGGCGTCCGGCTGGTGACCACCCCGGGCTTTCCCGTGGTATACAAGGCGGAAGCCGAGAAGGGCGCCGCCTTCCTCGACCTGCTCCGGGCCGAGAAGGAACTCAACTGGACCTTCCTGTCGCCCTCGGCCCTGTTTGTGGCCGGCGAGCGAACCGGCAAGTTCCGTCTCGGGACCGACCAGCTTTTGTCCGCTACCGACGGCAAAAGCTCGATTTCCTTCGAGGACTTCGCAGTTGCACTCGCCGACGAGATCGAGCGCCCGGCCCATATCCGCCGGCGTTTCACGGTCGGATATTAA
- a CDS encoding helix-turn-helix domain-containing protein — protein MKAANSKTPNAYSADCPTRQILDRVGDKWAVLILLLVRDEPMRFNALRRTIEGISQKMLSQVLKSLERDGLIRRRAIATVPVTVEYSITPLGTTLAGAVDPLREWAEENLKEVLNAQRRYDAARKDIAA, from the coding sequence GTGAAAGCCGCCAATTCGAAAACCCCGAACGCCTATTCGGCCGATTGCCCGACGCGCCAGATTCTCGATCGCGTCGGCGACAAATGGGCGGTGTTAATCCTGCTTCTCGTGCGCGACGAGCCGATGCGTTTCAATGCGTTACGCCGCACCATTGAAGGCATCTCGCAGAAGATGCTGAGCCAGGTTCTCAAATCGCTCGAACGCGACGGACTGATCCGGCGACGCGCGATCGCGACTGTGCCTGTCACGGTGGAGTATTCGATCACCCCGCTCGGCACGACGCTCGCCGGCGCGGTCGATCCGTTGCGGGAATGGGCGGAGGAGAACCTGAAGGAGGTGTTGAACGCGCAGCGCCGTTACGACGCGGCGCGCAAGGATATCGCGGCGTAA
- a CDS encoding flagellar assembly protein FliX: protein MRIYGPNGTTLGSPATHTRRTSSTGFSLPETTAAPEELRSAAAPKAAGNIDALLALQGVEDPTERRKRSVARGRGALDVLDELKIGLLSGNLDSSTVNRLRDAAANLKSSSGDPGLDAVLSEIELRVEVELAKAGQF, encoded by the coding sequence ATGCGCATCTACGGACCGAACGGCACCACGCTTGGATCGCCCGCGACCCACACGCGGCGAACCAGTTCGACCGGCTTCTCGCTGCCGGAGACGACGGCTGCTCCCGAAGAGTTGCGCTCAGCCGCAGCACCCAAGGCCGCCGGCAACATCGATGCGCTGCTCGCGCTGCAGGGCGTCGAGGATCCGACCGAGCGCCGCAAGCGTTCGGTGGCGCGGGGCAGGGGCGCGCTCGACGTGCTCGACGAACTCAAGATCGGGCTGCTCTCCGGCAATCTCGATTCTTCCACCGTGAACCGGCTGCGCGATGCCGCGGCCAATCTGAAATCCTCCTCCGGCGATCCCGGCCTCGACGCGGTATTGTCCGAGATCGAGCTGCGGGTTGAAGTCGAACTGGCAAAGGCCGGGCAGTTCTAA
- a CDS encoding flagellar basal body P-ring protein FlgI, with protein MPGIRSARLIWVACAALLALALSPTSAGATSRIKDLANIEGVRQNQLIGYGLVVGLNGTGDTLNNIPFTKQSLQAMLERMGVNIRGATIRTGNVAAVMVTGNLPAFGTQGTRMDVTVSALGDAKNLQGGTLLVTPLLGADGNVYAVAQGSLAISGFQAEGEAAKITRGVPTVGRIANGAIIEREIEFALNRLPNVRLALRNADFTTAKRIAAAVNDFLGVKTAEPIDPSTVQLAIPAEFKGNVVAFLTEIEQLQVEPDLAAKIVIDERSGIIVMGRDVRVATVAVAQGNLTVTISESPQVSQPNPLSRGRTVVTPRTGVSVSEDGKKFAVVKDGVSLQQLVDGLNGLGIGPRDLIGILQAIKAAGAIQADIEVM; from the coding sequence ATGCCCGGCATCCGTTCGGCAAGACTGATTTGGGTGGCCTGCGCGGCGCTGCTGGCGCTGGCGCTATCGCCCACATCCGCGGGCGCGACCTCGCGGATCAAGGATCTCGCCAACATCGAAGGCGTGCGGCAGAACCAGTTGATCGGCTACGGCCTCGTGGTCGGCCTCAACGGCACCGGCGACACGCTGAACAACATCCCCTTCACCAAGCAATCGCTGCAGGCGATGCTTGAGCGCATGGGCGTCAACATCCGCGGCGCCACCATCCGCACCGGCAACGTCGCCGCCGTCATGGTCACCGGCAACCTGCCGGCGTTCGGCACCCAGGGCACGCGGATGGACGTCACGGTGTCCGCGCTCGGCGACGCCAAGAACCTGCAGGGCGGCACCCTGCTCGTCACCCCCCTGCTCGGCGCCGACGGCAACGTCTATGCGGTCGCCCAGGGCTCGCTTGCGATCTCCGGCTTCCAGGCCGAAGGCGAGGCCGCCAAGATCACCCGCGGCGTGCCGACCGTCGGCCGCATCGCCAACGGCGCCATCATCGAGCGCGAGATCGAGTTCGCGCTCAATCGCCTGCCCAATGTCCGGCTGGCGCTGCGCAACGCCGACTTCACCACCGCCAAACGCATCGCGGCGGCGGTCAACGATTTCCTCGGCGTCAAGACCGCCGAGCCGATCGATCCCTCCACGGTACAGCTGGCGATCCCCGCCGAATTCAAGGGCAACGTCGTCGCCTTCCTGACCGAGATCGAGCAATTGCAGGTCGAGCCGGACCTCGCCGCCAAGATCGTCATCGACGAACGCTCCGGCATCATCGTGATGGGCCGCGACGTCCGCGTCGCCACCGTCGCGGTGGCGCAAGGCAATCTCACCGTGACGATTTCCGAAAGCCCGCAAGTCAGCCAGCCCAACCCGCTGTCGCGCGGCCGCACCGTGGTGACGCCGCGGACGGGGGTCAGCGTCAGCGAAGACGGCAAGAAATTCGCGGTCGTCAAGGACGGCGTCTCGCTGCAGCAGCTCGTCGACGGCCTCAACGGCCTCGGCATCGGCCCGCGCGACCTGATCGGCATCCTGCAGGCGATCAAGGCCGCCGGCGCGATCCAGGCCGACATCGAGGTGATGTGA
- the flgJ gene encoding flagellar assembly peptidoglycan hydrolase FlgJ: MDTSLINGISAYSKKKTSLINGRNDPQLADALKKISPEAQKKTRAKAQEFEAMFLNSMFSQMTTGVKGDGPFGDTTGTGVWRSMLTDEYSKSFAKSGGIGISNDVFRTLILQQANRAG; this comes from the coding sequence ATGGACACGAGCCTTATCAATGGCATCAGCGCATATTCGAAGAAAAAGACTTCGCTGATCAACGGCCGCAACGATCCGCAACTCGCCGACGCGCTGAAAAAGATTTCGCCTGAGGCGCAGAAAAAGACGCGCGCCAAGGCCCAGGAGTTCGAGGCGATGTTCCTCAACTCGATGTTTTCGCAGATGACCACCGGCGTCAAAGGCGACGGGCCGTTTGGCGACACGACCGGCACCGGCGTCTGGCGCTCGATGCTGACGGACGAATATTCGAAATCCTTTGCCAAATCCGGAGGCATCGGCATTTCCAACGACGTCTTCCGCACCTTGATCCTGCAGCAAGCCAACCGCGCCGGCTGA
- the flaF gene encoding flagellar biosynthesis regulator FlaF: MSNAAQAYARTSQTTTSPREIEAQALLKAARQLQEVQSNWNGPDSAMHNALLFNRRLWSIFMSAVEANENPQPMDVRQNIANIGVFVMKQTVDMQLNPDPAKLKSLIDINCNLAAGLAGRG; the protein is encoded by the coding sequence ATGTCTAATGCAGCCCAGGCCTACGCGCGTACATCTCAAACGACGACGTCTCCCCGTGAAATCGAAGCGCAGGCACTGCTGAAGGCCGCACGGCAACTCCAGGAAGTCCAGTCCAACTGGAATGGTCCTGACTCAGCCATGCACAACGCGTTGCTCTTCAACCGCAGGCTCTGGTCGATCTTCATGAGCGCCGTCGAGGCGAACGAGAATCCTCAGCCGATGGATGTGCGGCAGAACATTGCGAACATCGGCGTCTTCGTGATGAAGCAGACCGTCGACATGCAATTGAATCCGGATCCGGCCAAGCTGAAATCGCTGATCGACATCAATTGCAATCTCGCCGCCGGCCTTGCCGGTCGCGGCTAA
- a CDS encoding DUF1522 domain-containing protein, translating to MSGIVLSASVRQNLLSLQSTADLLATTQNRLATGKKVNTALDNPTNFFTAQSLDARAGDINNLLDGIGNGVQVLQAANTGITSLQKLVDTAKSIANQALQSAVGYSTKSNVSATITGATANDLRGTTSYTSATASSNVLFSGAAGGTSAAVVGTTLGGTSASLVGTGAANGAGAANSLALTLTLAGAPSATTIAANGAPSDGETLTVNGKTITFKSGSVPAAVDVPAGSGRSGNIVTDGNGNSTVYIGTTGTPTATVQDLANAIDLASGVKKTVNSAGAATLSSSSGADAAIAAGVLTLTTGTGADLSITGRADLLNALGLTASVGAGDATVTRQRTITTASLGTLVQDGSTLNVNGKTITFKNAAPPLPANVPTGSGVSGNLVTDGNGNSTVYLQGGTIADTLKAIDLATGVQTATNASGSAAVAVAAGQVASSIVAGALQISTGTTADLSIIGTGNALSALGLTGNTGTGTNFTAGRSAAAGSLSGKTLTFTSFNGGTAVNVTFGDGSNGTVKTLDQLNASLLANNLNATIDSAGKLTISTTNDYASSTLGSAVAGGAIGGTLTSAISFTTATAPVVDISAQAVRSNLVTQFNGILSQITTTAQDASFNGINLLGGDQLKLTFNETGKSTLNITGVNFNAAGLGLANLVQGTDFIDNSATNKVIGNLASASTLLRTQASALGSNLSIVQIRQDFSKNLINVLQTGSSNLTLADTNEEAANSQALSTRQSIAVSALALANQSQQSVLQLLR from the coding sequence ATGTCCGGTATTGTTCTTTCGGCTTCGGTTCGCCAGAACCTCCTCTCGCTGCAGTCGACCGCCGACCTGCTCGCGACCACGCAGAACCGCCTTGCCACCGGCAAGAAGGTCAACACGGCCCTCGATAACCCCACCAACTTCTTCACCGCGCAGTCGCTCGATGCGCGCGCCGGTGACATCAACAATCTGCTGGACGGTATCGGCAACGGCGTGCAGGTGCTGCAGGCCGCCAATACCGGCATCACCTCGCTGCAGAAGCTGGTCGATACCGCGAAGTCGATCGCCAACCAGGCGCTGCAGAGCGCGGTCGGCTACTCCACCAAGTCGAACGTCTCCGCCACCATCACCGGCGCCACCGCAAACGACCTGCGCGGCACCACGAGCTACACCAGCGCGACGGCGTCCTCCAACGTGCTGTTCTCCGGCGCGGCCGGCGGCACTTCCGCAGCCGTTGTGGGTACGACGCTCGGCGGCACTTCCGCTTCGCTGGTTGGCACCGGCGCCGCCAACGGTGCCGGCGCCGCCAACAGCCTTGCCCTGACCCTGACCCTGGCCGGTGCGCCCAGCGCCACGACGATTGCGGCTAACGGCGCCCCTTCCGACGGCGAGACCCTGACCGTCAACGGCAAGACCATCACCTTCAAGTCAGGCTCGGTCCCGGCGGCAGTGGATGTTCCCGCCGGATCCGGCCGCAGCGGCAATATCGTCACCGACGGCAACGGCAACTCCACCGTCTACATCGGCACCACGGGCACCCCGACGGCGACGGTGCAGGATCTGGCGAACGCCATCGACCTCGCCAGCGGTGTCAAGAAGACCGTCAACAGCGCAGGTGCTGCGACGCTCTCCAGCTCGTCGGGCGCCGACGCGGCCATCGCGGCCGGCGTTCTCACGCTCACGACCGGTACCGGTGCGGATCTCAGCATCACCGGCAGGGCCGACCTCCTGAATGCTCTCGGTCTGACCGCGTCGGTCGGCGCCGGCGACGCCACGGTCACCCGGCAGCGCACGATCACGACCGCGTCGCTTGGCACCCTGGTTCAGGATGGCTCCACCCTGAACGTCAACGGCAAGACCATCACGTTCAAGAACGCCGCTCCTCCGCTGCCTGCGAACGTTCCGACCGGTTCTGGCGTCAGCGGTAACCTCGTCACCGACGGCAACGGCAATTCGACCGTCTACCTGCAGGGCGGTACGATCGCCGATACGCTGAAGGCGATCGATCTTGCGACCGGCGTCCAGACCGCAACGAACGCAAGCGGTTCGGCAGCGGTAGCCGTCGCCGCCGGCCAGGTCGCATCGTCCATCGTGGCGGGCGCGCTGCAGATCTCGACCGGCACGACTGCCGACCTGTCGATCATCGGCACCGGCAATGCGCTCTCGGCGCTGGGCCTCACCGGCAACACCGGAACCGGCACGAACTTCACCGCGGGCCGCTCCGCGGCGGCTGGCAGCCTGTCGGGCAAGACCTTGACCTTCACCTCCTTCAACGGCGGTACGGCGGTCAACGTCACCTTCGGCGACGGCTCCAATGGCACGGTCAAGACGCTCGACCAGCTCAATGCTTCGCTGCTGGCCAACAACCTCAACGCAACGATTGACTCGGCCGGCAAGCTCACGATCTCCACCACCAACGACTATGCATCGTCGACCCTCGGTTCGGCAGTGGCAGGCGGTGCGATCGGCGGTACGCTGACCAGCGCGATCAGCTTCACGACCGCGACGGCTCCGGTGGTCGACATATCGGCGCAGGCTGTTCGCAGCAACCTGGTGACCCAGTTCAACGGTATCCTGTCGCAGATCACGACCACCGCGCAGGACGCGTCGTTCAACGGCATCAACCTGCTGGGCGGCGATCAGCTCAAGCTGACGTTCAACGAAACCGGCAAGTCGACCTTGAACATCACCGGCGTCAACTTCAACGCGGCCGGTCTCGGCCTGGCGAACCTCGTTCAGGGCACGGACTTCATCGACAACTCCGCCACCAACAAGGTTATTGGTAACCTAGCCTCTGCCTCGACCTTGCTGCGCACGCAGGCGTCTGCTTTGGGTTCGAACCTGTCGATCGTGCAGATCCGTCAGGACTTCTCGAAGAACCTGATCAACGTGCTGCAGACCGGCTCGTCGAACCTGACGCTGGCCGACACCAACGAGGAAGCGGCGAACAGCCAGGCGCTGTCGACCCGCCAGTCGATCGCGGTGTCCGCGCTGGCGCTGGCCAACCAGAGCCAGCAGAGCGTGCTGCAGCTCCTGCGCTAA
- the flbT gene encoding flagellar biosynthesis repressor FlbT, with product MALKVELKPHERIIIGACVVTNTDQRARLLIDGDRIPILREKDILTPETADTPAKLVYLAVQLMYLSPDPMAHHPTYFSLVRDILTAMPSAWPFIEGINNYILNGDLYHALKESKKLIGHEEQILESARKLQASNEPDRKSA from the coding sequence ATGGCCTTGAAAGTCGAGCTCAAACCGCACGAGCGAATCATCATCGGCGCCTGCGTGGTCACCAACACGGACCAGCGCGCCAGGCTGCTGATCGACGGCGACAGGATTCCGATCCTGCGCGAGAAAGATATCCTCACACCCGAGACCGCCGACACGCCGGCCAAGCTGGTCTATCTCGCGGTGCAGCTCATGTACCTGTCACCGGATCCGATGGCGCACCACCCGACCTATTTCAGCCTCGTGCGCGACATCCTGACCGCGATGCCGAGTGCGTGGCCCTTCATCGAAGGGATCAACAACTACATTCTGAACGGCGATCTCTATCACGCGCTGAAGGAATCCAAGAAGCTGATCGGGCATGAGGAACAGATTCTCGAAAGTGCCCGAAAGCTCCAGGCGTCCAATGAGCCCGACCGCAAATCCGCATAG
- a CDS encoding flagellar protein, producing MSIDGVSGRTSYIGTSILNIRKQLDDLTQQLASGRVSTTYAGQGANRGFALSLRAQVSGLDSYADTAKNVNVRLNVVNLALQGLADIGTSVKSAASTSTIVLNNNGQTSGQITAQAAFSNAVSLLNSQTGDRYLFSGRTTDTSATVPADVMLDGVETQAGLKQLINERRQADQGVSNMAHLTVSSPPLTTTVTSLAEDGSSFGLKLGAVSSSLTGATVTQPTGAPPAVTVDLGAVNPNNGDKITFNFNLPDGTTESIALTATTTNPPPTGSFLIGVDTVATTANLQAALTSSIQTLGDTSLVAASAIAASDNFFNPSATVTGTAVNNQATVPGPITGATLLSGAAGTDSLAASFAAGDTITVNGTPITFVASGATGNQLNITDSVQTLLAKIDSITGTGTPSTVAGGVIALHGGDGASLTVSSSNAAAFAALGFSATASANPAPLRVNGPPFATATNLIGGTSANTVSWYTGEVGTDSPRGTAIARIDQSITVQYGARANEQALRYQLQNIAVYSAVTTNAANPNSKAQVNALQQRISANLAPQAGQQSIQDMQAEFAGAQNAIKASTDRQTQLKGMAQTMLDQIEGINPDEVATKILALQTSLQASYQTTSMLYQTTLTKFLPM from the coding sequence ATGTCGATCGATGGCGTTAGCGGCAGAACATCCTATATCGGGACCTCGATCCTCAATATCCGCAAGCAGCTCGATGATCTGACGCAGCAGCTCGCCAGCGGTCGGGTCTCGACGACTTATGCGGGGCAGGGCGCCAATCGCGGCTTTGCGCTCAGCTTGCGCGCCCAGGTCAGCGGCCTCGATTCCTATGCGGACACCGCGAAGAACGTCAATGTCAGGCTCAACGTCGTCAACCTTGCGCTGCAGGGCTTGGCCGACATCGGCACTTCCGTGAAGAGCGCGGCCAGTACGTCGACCATCGTGCTCAACAACAACGGTCAAACCTCGGGCCAGATCACGGCGCAGGCGGCGTTCTCAAACGCGGTATCGCTACTCAACAGCCAGACCGGCGACCGCTATCTGTTTTCCGGACGCACCACCGACACATCAGCGACGGTGCCGGCCGACGTCATGCTCGACGGCGTGGAAACGCAGGCCGGGTTGAAGCAATTGATCAACGAACGCCGTCAGGCCGATCAGGGCGTCAGCAACATGGCGCATCTGACGGTCTCGTCGCCGCCGTTGACGACCACCGTGACAAGCCTGGCCGAAGACGGTTCATCGTTCGGGTTGAAGCTCGGCGCGGTCAGTTCATCGTTGACCGGAGCGACCGTGACACAGCCGACCGGCGCGCCGCCGGCCGTCACCGTCGATCTCGGCGCCGTCAATCCGAACAATGGCGACAAGATCACGTTCAACTTCAACCTGCCCGACGGCACCACCGAGTCGATCGCGCTGACCGCGACGACCACGAACCCGCCGCCGACAGGCTCGTTCCTGATCGGCGTCGATACCGTTGCGACCACCGCGAACCTGCAGGCCGCGTTGACGTCTTCGATCCAGACGCTGGGCGACACGTCGCTGGTGGCCGCGTCCGCGATCGCGGCATCAGACAATTTCTTCAATCCGTCCGCTACCGTCACGGGGACTGCGGTCAACAATCAGGCCACGGTGCCGGGGCCGATCACCGGTGCTACGCTGCTCTCGGGCGCTGCGGGAACGGACTCGCTGGCCGCGAGCTTTGCGGCGGGCGATACGATTACGGTCAACGGCACGCCGATCACCTTCGTCGCATCCGGTGCGACCGGCAACCAGCTCAACATCACCGACAGCGTGCAGACCTTGCTGGCAAAGATCGATTCGATCACCGGCACCGGGACGCCGTCGACCGTCGCCGGCGGCGTGATCGCGCTGCACGGTGGGGACGGCGCGAGCCTGACGGTCTCCAGTTCGAACGCGGCCGCGTTCGCGGCGCTGGGCTTCAGCGCCACAGCGAGTGCAAATCCGGCGCCGTTGCGTGTCAACGGTCCGCCATTTGCCACGGCCACCAATCTGATCGGCGGCACATCCGCTAACACCGTCTCGTGGTACACGGGCGAAGTCGGTACCGATTCGCCGCGCGGCACCGCGATCGCACGTATCGACCAGTCGATCACGGTGCAGTATGGCGCGCGCGCCAACGAGCAGGCGTTGCGCTATCAGTTGCAGAACATCGCGGTGTATTCCGCGGTCACGACCAACGCCGCCAATCCGAACTCGAAGGCGCAGGTGAACGCGCTGCAGCAGCGGATTTCGGCAAACCTGGCGCCGCAGGCCGGCCAGCAATCGATTCAGGACATGCAGGCGGAGTTTGCCGGCGCGCAGAACGCCATCAAGGCCTCGACCGACCGCCAGACCCAGCTCAAGGGAATGGCGCAGACCATGCTCGACCAGATCGAGGGCATCAACCCGGACGAGGTCGCGACCAAGATCCTCGCGCTGCAGACCAGTCTGCAGGCCTCCTATCAAACCACGTCGATGCTCTACCAGACCACGCTGACCAAGTTCCTGCCGATGTGA